In Solanum lycopersicum chromosome 3, SLM_r2.1, the genomic stretch GAACCTGTGGATTTTGAAAACAGTGGAATTCTGTGGCTCCCACCTGAACCAGAAGACGAAGAAGATGAACGGGATGGAATGCtgtttgatgatgatgatgatgatggagatGCTGCAGGAGAATGGGGATATTTACATGCGTCAAGCAGTTTTGGAAGTGGTGAGTATAGAGGTAGGGACAGGTCAAATGAAGAGCAAAAGAACGTAGTCAAGAATGTTGTTGATGGCCACTTCAGGGCTTTAGTGTCTCAGCTTATGCAGGTTGAAAAACTTGTCATTGGTGAGGAAGAAGACAAAGAGAGTTGGTTGGAGATAGTTACATCCCTATCGTGGGAAGCTGCAACACTTTTGAAACCAGACACTAGCAAAGGTGGGGGAATGGACCCTGGGGGATATGTAAAGGTGAAGTGTATTGCATCTGGACATCGTAGTGACAGGTGAACAAAATAAAGCTTTTCATTTTGGTGCACTATATTGCTCAGCTCTTTGTTCGAATGTTGCTTCTCATATTTCATGGAGTTAGGATTAGTAGCTAGACAACTTCTGAAATTGGAGAATTGGAGCGTTATTGTGGTTCATGTATCTGCATGCACAATGTCTCACTGTCTGTCTGTCTCCCCCCTCCCTCCCTCCCTCTTTGCATGTGAGTCATTTGTGTCTGGTGAGATAGCTTGTGTTCCTCCCTTAAAACTTTCAATTCTTTGCCCTCGAGTAATATTTGGTGAAGTTGTAGCATTTCGATGAGTAAAGAGGTGTTTAGAGTCGGGGTTGCTTTTCCCTAGATTAACTTGTCTTATTGGGCTAGCTATAAATAGGGTGTGGCATAATTGGGCAGCTTTTATTTCTTGTGATTCTgttcttgcttcttcttcctgTGTTTTTATCTGCACTTCTTCAGCTCCTTTTGTTATTGTGTACATTTTGTCATATCTTCTCTTATTTGAACTCGTTCCATTAAATAGTGCTGTGGTGAAAGGAGTTGTCTGCAAGAAAAATGTAGCTCATCGGCGAATGACATCAAAAGTTGAGAAAGCCCGCATAGTAATCCTTGAAGGTGCTCTCGAGTACCAGCGCGTCTCTAACCACTTATCAAGTTTCGCTACATTGTTGCAGCAGGTTTTGATTATTTTACCTTTTCTTCAAAGACTTTTAACTGATAATGTAGTGCTCTTGtgcttaaaaatattttttgctaTTCAGGAAATGGATCATCTGAAGATGGCTGTTGCCAGAATTGATGCACACAATCCGGATGTTCTTCTGGTGGAAAAATCTGTTTCTCGCTATGCACAGGAGTACCTCTTGGAAAAAGATATATCACTTGTCTTAAACATCAAAAAACCAGTCTTGGAGCGTATAGCTCGCTGCACTGGTGGTCAAATAGTTCATTCAGTAGATCATCTCTCATCTCAAAAGATGGGATACTGTGACATGTTTCATGTTCAGAAGTTTTTGGAAGAACATGATACAGCTGGAGAGATTGGAAAGAAGCTTGTGAAAACACTGATGTACTTTGAAGGCTGTCCAAAGCCACTGGGATGCACCGTaagtttattataattacaaGAAGAATAAGATGTAGATTATCTATTGATTAGATATGATCTAAATAGTTATCTGAAACCTACTTTTGAAAAAGACCAAGTTCTTTTAACAAAAATCTTCGAAGTATTCCTTGgatattgaaatatttaattgGCTCTCTTTGCATGGGTTATCTCAGATATTACTCCGTGGTGCAAATAGAGATGAATTGAAGAAAGTGAAGCGCGTGGTTCAATATTCTATTTTCGCTGCTTATCATTTGGCTTTAGAAACATCCTTTCTTGCTGATGAAGGAGCTTCTCTTCCTGAACTTCCTTTGGATTCTCCGATAACTGTGGCACTTCCAGATAAGCCATTAACAATCGACAGATCCATCTCAACTATACCTGGTTTTATGATTCCTGCCGATGAAAGAACTCTAGGGCCGCTATCTGGCAGTGAGCCACAAAGGTCAATGAGTGCTCCGCCAACTGGCCTGGTCAAGGCTGTCAGCAATTGTGCTCAGAAAATGGGTGTGTTAGAGTCTCCTGGATTGTGTGCTACTAAAGACAACTTCTCTTCCTTCTGTAAGCCCTCTCTTGATCATGAATCTGAGATAGGTATCATGGATATGATGAAGTGCTCTGAGGTAAAAGCATCAGTAGCCAACGATGTCCAAGATGCCCATGGAAACAAGTTCCTTTCTACTAGTTTTGGTCCTTCACAGGAGGTTGATCAAGACATGTTGTCACAGAGTGTTCAAAATGATTGCAATACTATGGATGTGAACCAAGGTGGGGAAGACGCCCCTGATGATTTGACTTCTTTGAAGAAAGAGTTCTCTCCATCTCCATCCGACAATCAAAGCATTTTGGTTTCCTTGTCGTCTCGATGTGTTTGGAAGGGAACTGTCTGTGATAAGTCTCGTCTCTTTCGGATTAAATACTATGGCAACGTAGATAAGCCATTGGGTCGTTTTCTACGAGACCAATTGTTTGATCAAGTAATCTCTCCCTCCCTTTCTTTATGCTCGAAACATTTCCAATATGCTCAAGGTGACTGAAAGGatcttcacttttttttccttcaatttgTGTCTCAGAGTTACAGGTGTCATTCATGTGAGATGCCTTCAGAAGCTCATGTTCAGTGTTATACACACCGACAGGGTACTCTAACTATTTCTGTTAAGAAGCTGCTGGAAGTTCTTTTGCCAGGTGAAAAGGAAGGAAAAATATGGATGTGGCGCAGATGCCTTAAATGTCCACGCGATAATAAGGGCTTTCCTCCAGCAACTCGGAGAGTAGTAATGTCTGATGCTGCTTGGGGCTTGTCCTTAGGGAAGTTTCTAGAACTTAGCTTTTCAAACCACGCAGCTGCAAGTAGGGTGGCAAACTGTGGTCATTCATTACATAGAGATTGTCTTCGATTTTACGGGTATGATCTTACTCTCTTGGTAGTATGAAATGCTTTCTCCTTATTGGTCACACACAATATTTAATACGTTGGCATGATTCTATAGTTAATGGTCAAAAAGACTAAGCGATGATGATAATATATCTTGCTGGAAAATATTGAAACGTTGAGTATTTTGCAATACTCATTTTGTAACTTTTGCAGCTTCGGAAAGATGGTTGCTTGCTTTCGCTATGCATCCATTGATGTTCACTCAGTATACCTTCCTCCCTCAAAACTGGATTTCAACTATGAGAATCAGGAATGGATAGAACATGAAGTGAATGAGGTAAAAAGAATGTGATTGGATTTTGAGTTGCTGGCATCTGATATCCCCCTTTACTGATTTGCTGTTTTAATATAAGCAGGTCATTTTCCGAGCTGAACTTTTGTTCGCTGAGGTCCTTAATGCAATTCGGCTTTTGGTAGAGAAGAGATCTGGGAGACAACTTAACAGCAGCATTAATGTACCTGAAGCAAGACGTCAGATTTCTGATTTGGAAGGGATGTTGCAGAAGGAGAAACAAGAATTTGAGGTATGAGTCAACGGATTGGACTTGTGAGAGGGTTCAGTGATCATTAATTGACCATTGTTTAACCTACATGGTCATGTAGACATTATTAACTACTCTCTCCCTAGCACTACTTCTATGTGCTTGTAGGATATTGACCACTGGTAATTACACTTAAGTGCTCCACTTGTTTTTTCTTGAGTGACCAGTTAGCTCTCTGACAAATAGGTCTATTTCCCTATGTCAGTTTGATTGCGGGTTTATAACCTTGTCATGCTTGTGGTATACAAACTGTGGTGAAATTATCTTCTCTGTTGTCTGTGTTGCAATCTGTCTACCGATACTGTCTGATGCATTAGATTTTGTATTGGTTGTTTTCATTGTTAACGATTTGCATTGTTGAGCTTAACTTGTCTGTCCTGATCTAATAGGATATTTCTAATTCGGTACTGATATTAGCAGGAATCTCTCCAGAGAATTCTGATGGAGGAAGTTAAAAAGGGGCAGTCTGTTGATATTTTGGAGATCAATCGATTGAGAAGACAGCTCCTTTTTCAATCTTATGTTTGGGACCACCGTCTAGTATATGCAGCCAGTATGGATGACAAGAGTCATTGGTTTAGTGGAGATGTCACCTCTTTGGAACCTGAGAAACCGTTGGTTTGTGATGATAAGTCCACTGACCTGGATAATTGTGCTGATCCCAGCAACTGTCCTAATAGCTCTGAATCTGTTCCCGCAATTTTAAAGGCTGGTGAAAATGGGGATGAAGGAAGAAGTGTTGGCCAAAACAGTCACGTGGATGCTGTTCATCAAGAATCTGCAGTTGATTTTGATGCTGATTGTGCAATCGAAAAACCACCTGGTCTTCCTGTTGCAACAAAAAGTTTCTGCGGATCACATCCCGAAGAATCCATATTACAGCGGCGAAGAGCACTATCCGCTGGGCAGTTCCCAAACATGGAGAGTTTGTCAGATACTCTCGAGGCAGCTTGGACTGGTGAAACAACTTCCGGTGTTGTAGTGATAAAGGGTGATACCTGTAAATCTTCTGAACCACATCTGGTGAATACACTTACAACTGGAATGGCTGAAAAAGTGTATACTGAAGACCATGCGACTATGCTGTCTCAAACTCCCTCTCTTTTAGCCTCTAAAGGCTCCGAAAACATGGAAGACGCTGGGAGCTGGTTAGGTGTTTCTTTTATTAGCTTCTACAGGACGCTGAACAAAAACTTTTTACCAAGTGCTCAGAAACTGGATCCACTTGGGGGATATAATCCAGTATACATTTCATCATTTCGGGAGTCAGATGCCCAAAGTGGAGCAAGATTGCTCCTACCTGTTGGGGTTAATGATACTGTTATACCAGTGTATGATGATGAGCCCACGAGTATTATATCTTATGCTCTAGCGTCTCATGATTATCATGCTCAACTATCCGGTGAGCTCGAGAAATCTAAGGATGCTTCTTTGGACTCTAACTTTTCGTTCCACTCACTGGATTCCAGTAATCTGCACTCCCCTCAATCAGTTGATGAAATGTTTTTAGAATCCTACAGAAGTCTTGGATCCATGGATGAGAGTCTCTTGTCCTTGCCCATTTCTCGCAGCTCTTTTGATTTGGATCCACTCTCATACACAAAGACATTGCATGCCAGAGTTTCTTTTGGAGATGATGGATCTCTGGGGAAAGTGAAATACTCAGTGACTTGTTATTATGCAAAGCGCTTTGAAGCCTTGAGGCGGATATGTTGTCCTTCAGAGATGGATTTCATAAGATCTCTTAGCCGCTGTAAGAAGTGGGGGGCCCAAGGAGGCAAGAGCAACGTTTTCTTTGCTAAAACCTTGGATGATCGATTCATTATCAAGCAAGTGACAAAGACAGAGCTGGAGTCCTTTATGAAATTCGCTCCTGAATATTTCAAATATCTTTCTGAATCAATAATCACGGGGAGTCCAACTTGTTTGGCAAAAATTCTGGGGATCTATCAGGTATTTGTGATAAGTTGACTACTTCAGCTTCTCAAATTGCTGATTTAGAATTACAAAGCTCTCTGTGACTAGACTCGCAGCACACAGAGTGATCTGATTGCTGTGAATATGAGGCAGATATTAGTTATGCTCTGGGGAAACATGATTGATATGATGGATTCTTGATTAATGGGTTGTGATATTAGTATTTACCTTCTTATGGCATGATCTTCTAGGTGAATGAACCACAAAGCATGGGATGCATATTTCTTGCTGCAGTATTTGGAAGTAGTTACCGATATAATCAGTTCATTATTTCCTTTCTGTGTATTCTGGCTAGTCATAGGCTCATAGCACAAACATATTGTATAGTTATATTATTATCAGTTCGTATAgagtttttatttctaatgGTTTCTGTGAAGGTGTCATCAAAGCAGCTTAAAGGAGGTAAGGAATCTAAAATGGATGTGTTAGTTATGGAGAACCTTCTCTTTGGGAGGAAACTGGCAAGGCTTTATGATCTGAAAGGTTCTGCAAGGTCTCGTTACAATCCTGATTCCAGTGGAAGCAACAAAGTCTTGCTGGATCAGAACTTGATTGAATCAATGCCAACTTCACCTATTTTTGTTGGAAACAAAGCAAAAAGACTTTTGGAGCGAGCTGTATGGAATGATACTGCTTTTCTTGCTGTAAGTTTTTGTGCTTacatttaatgaatttaatgtCGACTACTTGCACCTATTGTGGTTGGATCATGTATTTCTCGTCTTTGATGGTCCATCAAAGCTTGGTAAGTTGAGATTGCTGTAGATTGAAGCATTTTCAACCCGTAAGATTTCTCATATCTATTCAGAACAAGTTAGTTTGTGTTTGGTACTAGGATTGCGTGTGGAAGAGGGAGGGAGAAAACACCTTTGTTAGTCATAAGGAGTTGAGCAATTGATGACGGTCCAGCAGAATCTAGGGTGTGTTTGAGACTCCACGGACCTTATCATTCCCTTCCCACAATTCCACAtccaaaactaaaataagtaaaattgatTAGATTATGATACGAATAGAGAGGAGATTTGGGTTCAATCCCTCCTACAAATTCTTCCTTTTTGCAAAAAGATTAAATTAGGGATGGTCACTTTAACCTTCACTTCTTCTCCAGTTAAGGATTCAGATGCTTGCCTTTCCCAAAGCCCTTCATCTTCGTCCTACCTAAACAACAGTTTTGGGTGCCAAGAATGGAAGGAAAGAGCTAGAATACTTAAATGTCCACTGTTCTTGTGTGCTTGCTAGTAGGAAAGGGGTggtcaaatattttttactagAAACAATATCCTCCATAGCAAATCAGTCTATCGGAAAGATGCGGATCCTGGATGGAAGTGTCAAGTATCCTTCCATTTCAAATACCGACATACAAGAAAATTTGTTCCTTTCCTATTTTACTTTGCTTTTCTCAAGAAGAGTAACTTTTTGACATCTAACTGAAGACCATTATGCTGTTGTATATGTGTTACATTTTCTCATAATCAGCATACAAGTGTATACTCACTTTCTAACAAATTCCTTCTGTGGTCAAGGTTAGTGAGGTTCTTGACTAACTGAGTAAATTATCCTTGCAGGCAGTTGATGTGATGGATTACTCACTGTTGGTTGGGGTTGATGAAGAGAAGAATGAGCTTGTTGTTGGGATTATTGACTTCATGAGACAGTATACGTGGGATAAGCACTTGGAGACTTGGGTCAAGGCCTCTGGGATCCTTGGTGGACCCAAAAATGCGTCGCCGACTATAATCTCACCTAAACAGTACAAAAAGAGGTTCCGAAAGGCCATGACGACCTATTTCCTGATGGTCCCTGATCAGTGGTCACCAACATCTGTTGTTCCCAGTAAATCGCTGACTAATTTATGCGACGAGAACATGCAAGGTGGATGATCTGCCGCGTGATTTTGTTAATGCTGTTTGTCAGTATATTGAGCACACAAGTGGGTTTATACATCTCTCGTATTTTCGATTCCCATTCTTTTGGAACGCAGTTCCAGTTGCGTTCTCACTTGATTTCTTGTCAGAAAACCGTGAGGCTTGTATTTCGTTGAAAGTCTCTGCTGCTTAGAATTCAGGTGTCCCTCCGTGGATATAATGTTGTACATTTCTTttgtttcattaatttatttttccttccttTTGTTGGGTAGAATTCAAGTACATATGAGTTCCAAAGGATCAATGCCAATTTTATAGAATGCATGATTTTGGAACaggtgttttattttttgtaattgtaATATTGTATCTTTGGATTTCGTCCCGTTGGGTTGATCTCCATCCATGTTCACAGAGCTAATGGAATTAAGTTTTCAGAGTGTGGACTTGTGGTCCAAATGGTTCAAGTAGTAATCTATCTATGTTATAGTACTTAAAGcttgtaaatttttaatttttgactgACCCAATCCAGTTGCAGTAACTTGTGGAAAACATTGGGAAAATTCACTACATATACTTAATAATTGATGGAGTAGTATTTTACATTTTGAGCATACACACTActgaaacaaataaatatggTGGCTTCTGTTTTATTGTGTTATTTGTGAGCAGTGATCCTAACTGAAGTCCTGAGCAGAATCAGTTACATGATGCCACCAGCATCTTTGTAGGAGCTCTATGATTTCTTCATCTCCTCTGCATATAgacataataatgataataagttACTTGTTCATCACACGATTATTAAATCATTGTTATGTTACCTTGAATTAGAACAAAATCTGGTGAGTTGTTGGCAGTAACGAGGGCCTTCATCATATCCTTCACAAGTGATCTCTCCATTCTCATCTCTATAACAAACTATCCCTGTTGACTCATCTTCAAATATCTATCAACAGATATCAGTAAACAATTGTAGTGCTACAATTCACCACACTTAACTACAATTtataagatgaagaagaaaaaaaccaCCTTAAGTTTTGAGGTTGAAGTTGATCTGATCTGAAGAGCAGTTGGTTTGATTGAAATATATTGATCACTTGCACATGAGTACACCAACACTACTCTTTGTGCATGCTTTTCCCTTTTGTTGGAACATGATTTCCAAATTAGAGGAGCAGCACCAAAAGAAGAGTGTCTCACAGCCATATTTAGTATGGGGAAAAATAATGGAAGAgaagataaaattataaatgaaatgaaatgctGTTTGTTCTATACAGTTGTatttaataagtaaataaatttaacCGAAATAATTAAAGTATTCGAATGATTTGATGTTaatcctttattttttgtttgtaagCTAAAGAGAAATGATATTAATATTATGGAAAACTAATATTGGGTGTTTGTCAATTGTCACGATGCATTATCTAATTATTATAGGTTTAAAGGGAGGAAGTGGGACCTATCAGCATTATCTTCAAACTAATGTATTGTGttggtatgtatatatatatatataagggcTTACAAAGTCATTTGGACggttgatttaaattttttatttacccaattgattgattgatttgttTGTTGGTGGGTCTCTCATCCCCTCAGTGTGATAACGTTTGTTTGTCTCAACTttcattaaaactaaaacaagaaattaaaaagattaGAGGGATTGTTCggtacaaaagaaaatgaattccgtttagaaaatatttttagaggttttttatgttaaaagatatttttttaaaagactttatgtataattaaataaatattacgaGGGATGAGTAAATATGAGGTTGTGTTGAAGAGTGAGGAGAACAAAAAAGACAATATTGAAATTGAGAAAGAAGtttatttataacttttttctaTAACTATAACATAAAGATCTTTGTTAACAACAATGGAGCAAAGTCAGAGTACTTGAAAAAACTGGGTCCGTGAGGAGACTTAGCGTTTTATCTGTTAGTGAGACTATAGTCTCGAATTCAAATTAATAGGATTGAatgaattttattgattaataaaagtaacaCTATAAGAGATTACAACTTTGTTGTCTTGAATGACTAATTTCGGTTGAGTATCTAActaatatgtttttttctttccgTTCATAGTTGTTATTTCAAAGTTGATACTCCCACACTTAATACTTATTTATCGAGTTAATAACTTTGATAATCGCTCAACTATCAattgttttgataaaaagttattcaattttcattttcaattcaaaaatcACTCTACTGTGATTTCTTTgcacagaaagtcactcaactttctttttcaaactcaaaagtcactcaactataaCTTCTTTGCATATAAAATAACTCAacctatttaattattttttcattaaaatttagtgacttgaaattttaagtattaacaaaaaatttaagaatcaaatatatatatatatatatatatatataatttgatgatccgctaaaaatataatattgaacattttattttaccaTTAATTCTCTAAATCATTCTCCCTTGTCCTTCCACATTCTTTTAGCGAATTCAtggtaaaataaaatgttcaatggaaaatgatttaggaaattaatgataaaataaaatgtttaatattatatttttatcggGTTGAATTAAATGGGCGGGtcattaaatgatttaaatgaatatatatatatatatatatatatatatatatatatatatatatatatatatatatatatatatttgattcttagaattttggttaataattagaatttcatgtcactaaattttaatgaaaaaataattaaataatttgagtgactttctgtgtaaagaaatcataattgagtgacttttgagttgaaaatgaaaattgagtGAGTCTCTATCAAAATAATTGATAGTTTAATGACCATCAAATTATTAATTccttatttatcatttattttctaACAAATAAAGGAAGTCAAATGAAAATTTCAGTATGAATTAACCCACtactataatttatttaatttattataagcATATTGTTAATCTTTTGTGGCTTCTCATACCATCAAAAGCCCATACAATCTTTTACGTTACCTCAAAAGTATTTTTAGTTGAAAGACGAAATGTGTTGGACCTATAAATATTTCAAGCTTAACAATCAGATTAGTAAAAGTAATATGTACTAGTAAGTAGTAACACTCCGTAACAATggaatttataaatgaaaaaaatcaaggTCCATGGAACCTTTTTTCTACTAAATAAagtgttttgatattttttataaacagACAACTTCATAgagattatgtaattgtatgtTATTTAATACAACAAATCAATCGGACAATaagaaattatatcaaaataattttatcttaacataattaatttcaaCATAAATTATCCTCAAAACTAAACAACCATAAGAGTGACAAATAAGCCTATGGAAGCAATAGTTGATCAACCTGTCCATTTATTACTCAATTtacttaaatttgttttaactcaatttatttaaaagttaagtTAATATATAATCCAAATTGATGGATATAAAACCTTATTCCGTCAAATAACATTCAAACTATTTAACATCCGCATATTTATTATCtcaattcatttcattttcacccattcaaatttgattcaattCATCCCCTCGACAAAACACATTAATATTTTGTTGGTACAAGTCGAAACGTAGAAATAGAAGAGCAAGCTCATGCTAAATAGGGAATAAAGTAGTAGGTAGTGACAAAAGCCCAAGGAAGGGCCCCGAcattcttttcaattttttggttTACTAAAACAGTACCTTAATAGTAGTAACAGTCTCTGACGTGGATTAATTATGTGAACATTAACGTCTGATAAGTTTTGCTTTGCACTACGCTAACAAAGCACTTTACTACTATTATCTTTAATTATTCAGTCTTAGGTGCATGAGCCCACCCTATACAACACAGTTTAGTTAACATTATCAATAACCTTAAAAGAAGTTTCTCATTTTCCTCACGTTATTACATATTGGAACTAGAAAATATCCTTGTAATCTGCAGTTGTTCTTGATGTTTTTTTAGTAGTATGACGGGTGTAAAGATTACTTAtgtagttcatatatatataaataaaaaagtttgacaacttcaaaattttggatGCAAGTTCTTagtattgatatgcaaaaaaaattatgatgaaaacTAATAATAGGTAATTTGGTAAAACTGATGCAGTTTACGTAGTGTACTCAGTATTcaagattattttattaaaataaaaattgctgTAAAAAacaatcatatacatatatagagtaaaacaaaaagttaataattaaattatttttgataaaataaaggtCATTATTTTTAACATGCTAACAATAAAAAGTGTGTTCCAGCAGTTGAGACATACGGACTAACTTgctacattattattatattattaataggtTGCTAGGAAATTGTTTacgtaaaaattaaataccGTATATATATcgtataaatatattataattgataGTTGATTAGTAGATAAATTGTTCATATATATTGTGTTTGGTTTGTGATTTAAAAATTCACATAActattacatataaaattaaaacagaTCAATTAATTCATATATAACTAATACAGCCATTATACAAACTTGTTTGGTTTGTGATTTAAAAATTCACATAActattacatataaaattaaaacagaTCAATTAATTCATATATAACTAATACAGCCATTATACAAGTTTGACGAACTTTTATCGTCTCCCAAGGCATCACACACCTCCATGAGTTTTTTATAAGTACaagttttttgtttgtttacttCCTTGTCCTCACTATCCAGTTCCTAACCAGCAAGGACTGTTATTTCATTTTCCCTTCAGCTCTTCAACACAAGGCCTGAAACTCATCATATTTGTATATGGTCTTTGTCCTTCAATGCATGTTCTTCTAATGCTTACCTAATATTCAACTGTTCCTGCTTCCTTTTGCATTGGCATATGTTTAACACACTTCTCTACTTCACCTAAACAAAACTTTTCTTTAACATGTaaaaataattccaaaaatCTTACTGTATTTATATATGGATCTTGCAAGGGCTAACTACTGTGAACCTCCATCTCAAGGGGTGAATGTTCAAGATtgttcttttatgtttcttgaATGATATTTATGTAAATGGGGTTTCTTTTTTAGCTAATGATTCTTGAGTTTGTTATTGACAGGAAGCAGCACTAGAAGGGAAAAATGGGAACCCATTCTTGGATAGTTTCCCTGACCCGCTTTGCAAACTTAATCTAAAGGAGACATCTGAGTTTGTGAAGTCGTTGCCAACAGCAAGCAATGGAGCAGCAGGGTTTTTAAGGAAAGAAGGAGTAAGTTCAGTGACAAGGAGGAATATGGATGCTCCATCAACACCGGGTCGACCCATTTTCAGCTTCAGTGTTGggaatttttcaagaaaaaatttccCTTCGAAGTGGGATGATGCAGAGAAGTGGCTTGTTAATGGAAGTTCTATTCAAGATTCCCCTGCTtctcatcataataataatggcTTAAAGCCAGCATTAGAATCCTCAAATTTGTTAAAGCAGTGCAATGGGTTCAAGCTTAAAGAAACTGAAAATGTCTTTGCAGAaaaaaacagagttacagatgAAAAGGTATCTAAAGTAGCTTCAGATTTTCAGGTGCTTTTACCTTTACACCATCACCATATTTCTGCTGGAGCTGCCAA encodes the following:
- the LOC101246905 gene encoding 1-phosphatidylinositol-3-phosphate 5-kinase FAB1B-like isoform X2; protein product: MDRKSLDLLGLLKSWIPQRDSSADVSRDFWMPDESCRVCYECDSLFTLFNRRHHCRLCGRVFCAKCTSNSIPVPPREPRLLQEECEKVRVCHYCYKQWKQGFNHAIQVSNLDSNTFLSAASFISVKSSGTGDSSSSSITLVPQSPVLSSCKSAVMESSLVRQNNVATAKGSTDPADIGIRDPLTNQFSFCTTRSYDEDDEYGVYQLDSQGKHYSQTNGYFSYDDNGKDYGSNKVHPNGEATDEKSVSSLSSQNNFETQASEEVQQIVKQDIGDECEASSSLYAAQDANLEPVDFENSGILWLPPEPEDEEDERDGMLFDDDDDDGDAAGEWGYLHASSSFGSGEYRGRDRSNEEQKNVVKNVVDGHFRALVSQLMQVEKLVIGEEEDKESWLEIVTSLSWEAATLLKPDTSKGGGMDPGGYVKVKCIASGHRSDSAVVKGVVCKKNVAHRRMTSKVEKARIVILEGALEYQRVSNHLSSFATLLQQEMDHLKMAVARIDAHNPDVLLVEKSVSRYAQEYLLEKDISLVLNIKKPVLERIARCTGGQIVHSVDHLSSQKMGYCDMFHVQKFLEEHDTAGEIGKKLVKTLMYFEGCPKPLGCTILLRGANRDELKKVKRVVQYSIFAAYHLALETSFLADEGASLPELPLDSPITVALPDKPLTIDRSISTIPGFMIPADERTLGPLSGSEPQRSMSAPPTGLVKAVSNCAQKMGVLESPGLCATKDNFSSFCKPSLDHESEIGIMDMMKCSEVKASVANDVQDAHGNKFLSTSFGPSQEVDQDMLSQSVQNDCNTMDVNQGGEDAPDDLTSLKKEFSPSPSDNQSILVSLSSRCVWKGTVCDKSRLFRIKYYGNVDKPLGRFLRDQLFDQSYRCHSCEMPSEAHVQCYTHRQGTLTISVKKLLEVLLPGEKEGKIWMWRRCLKCPRDNKGFPPATRRVVMSDAAWGLSLGKFLELSFSNHAAASRVANCGHSLHRDCLRFYGFGKMVACFRYASIDVHSVYLPPSKLDFNYENQEWIEHEVNEVIFRAELLFAEVLNAIRLLVEKRSGRQLNSSINVPEARRQISDLEGMLQKEKQEFEESLQRILMEEVKKGQSVDILEINRLRRQLLFQSYVWDHRLVYAASMDDKSHWFSGDVTSLEPEKPLVCDDKSTDLDNCADPSNCPNSSESVPAILKAGENGDEGRSVGQNSHVDAVHQESAVDFDADCAIEKPPGLPVATKSFCGSHPEESILQRRRALSAGQFPNMESLSDTLEAAWTGETTSGVVVIKGDTCKSSEPHLVNTLTTGMAEKVYTEDHATMLSQTPSLLASKGSENMEDAGSWLGVSFISFYRTLNKNFLPSAQKLDPLGGYNPVYISSFRESDAQSGARLLLPVGVNDTVIPVYDDEPTSIISYALASHDYHAQLSGELEKSKDASLDSNFSFHSLDSSNLHSPQSVDEMFLESYRSLGSMDESLLSLPISRSSFDLDPLSYTKTLHARVSFGDDGSLGKVKYSVTCYYAKRFEALRRICCPSEMDFIRSLSRCKKWGAQGGKSNVFFAKTLDDRFIIKQVTKTELESFMKFAPEYFKYLSESIITGSPTCLAKILGIYQVSSKQLKGGKESKMDVLVMENLLFGRKLARLYDLKGSARSRYNPDSSGSNKVLLDQNLIESMPTSPIFVGNKAKRLLERAVWNDTAFLAAVDVMDYSLLVGVDEEKNELVVGIIDFMRQYTWDKHLETWVKASGILGGPKNASPTIISPKQYKKRFRKAMTTYFLMVPDQWSPTSVVPSKSLTNLCDENMQGG